The Exiguobacterium mexicanum genome includes a window with the following:
- a CDS encoding response regulator transcription factor, with translation MHILIVEDDRTIASGLQYSLEQEQFTTTLCHNVTDATRLIEQQLHTIDLCLFDLSLPDGSGYDLCRLVKQKQDTPVIFLTAFDDEVNVVMGLDMGADDYITKPFRVRELISRIHSVLRRYHKQVSSPVLTIGSVEINTQDAKVKKDGSEILLTALEYRLLLIFGKHTGQVLSRTQLLDQIWDMGGDFVNDNTLTVYIKRLREKLEDDPQRPTLIKTVRGIGYKVER, from the coding sequence ATGCATATTTTAATCGTCGAAGACGACCGGACGATCGCATCCGGTCTCCAATATTCGCTCGAACAAGAACAATTCACGACGACGTTGTGCCATAATGTGACCGACGCCACACGTTTGATCGAACAGCAGTTACATACGATCGACCTGTGTCTATTCGACTTGTCGTTGCCGGACGGGAGCGGCTATGACTTATGTCGGCTCGTGAAGCAAAAACAGGATACGCCCGTCATCTTTTTGACGGCGTTCGATGATGAAGTGAACGTCGTCATGGGACTCGATATGGGAGCGGACGATTACATCACGAAACCGTTCCGGGTCCGTGAACTTATCTCGCGGATTCATTCGGTGTTGCGCCGCTACCATAAACAGGTCAGCTCGCCCGTTTTGACAATCGGGTCGGTCGAAATCAACACGCAAGACGCGAAAGTCAAAAAAGATGGAAGCGAGATCCTGTTGACAGCGCTCGAGTATCGTTTACTGCTCATCTTCGGGAAACATACGGGCCAAGTGTTATCACGGACCCAGCTGCTCGACCAGATTTGGGACATGGGCGGGGATTTCGTGAATGACAATACGTTGACCGTCTACATCAAACGGTTACGCGAGAAGCTCGAGGATGACCCGCAGCGGCCGACGTTGATTAAGACGGTTCGCGGGATTGGCTATAAGGTGGAACGCTGA
- a CDS encoding RNA polymerase sigma factor translates to MDDQAIIDLYWQRSERAIEATAQKYGGYCHTISYNILHSREDADECVNDTYMKAWQAIPPTRPARLAAYLAKLVRNVSLHKYEKANAKKRGAGQVPFIVSELEHCLASSVATDSEVVELLNDFLAHLSQETRQIFMGRYFHFQSIKDIAKMRQVSESKVKMVLLRTRNDLKQALEAEGVAL, encoded by the coding sequence TTGGACGATCAAGCGATTATCGATTTGTATTGGCAACGTTCCGAGCGGGCGATTGAGGCGACGGCGCAAAAGTACGGCGGCTATTGTCATACGATTTCCTATAACATTTTGCATAGCCGAGAGGACGCGGACGAGTGCGTCAATGACACGTACATGAAAGCGTGGCAAGCGATTCCGCCGACACGTCCAGCACGACTCGCCGCCTATTTGGCAAAGCTAGTCCGGAACGTCTCGCTCCATAAGTATGAGAAGGCGAACGCCAAGAAGCGCGGAGCCGGGCAAGTCCCGTTCATCGTCAGTGAGCTCGAACACTGTCTCGCCTCCTCCGTCGCGACCGATTCAGAAGTCGTCGAGTTGTTGAACGACTTTTTGGCCCATTTGTCGCAAGAGACCCGGCAGATTTTCATGGGACGTTACTTTCACTTTCAATCAATCAAAGACATCGCGAAGATGCGCCAGGTGAGCGAGAGCAAGGTCAAGATGGTGCTGCTGCGGACCCGTAATGACTTGAAGCAAGCGCTCGAAGCGGAAGGGGTGGCGCTATGA
- a CDS encoding ABC transporter ATP-binding protein — protein MNILEVQNLSKVYGKDEMEVRALDDVSFTVKKGEFVCIVGPSGSGKSTLLHLLGGVDVPTSGQVFIDNTDIYKLDETQLAIFRRRQIGLIYQFYNLIPILTVEENITLPMLLDEQKVDAAHLERIIGILGLSNRLTHLPNQLSGGQQQRVSIGRALISNPAIILADEPTGNLDSQNSEEIMSLLKLFNKKFNQTLIIITHDERIALQADRIISIEDGKIAKNEVVRS, from the coding sequence ATGAATATATTAGAAGTGCAAAATTTATCAAAAGTATACGGGAAAGACGAGATGGAAGTGCGGGCGCTCGATGACGTGTCGTTCACGGTCAAAAAAGGCGAGTTCGTCTGTATCGTCGGACCGTCGGGCTCGGGAAAGTCGACGTTGTTACATTTGCTCGGCGGTGTCGACGTGCCGACGAGTGGACAGGTGTTCATCGATAACACGGATATTTACAAGTTGGACGAGACACAGCTCGCCATCTTCCGGCGTCGCCAAATCGGGTTGATTTATCAGTTTTACAACTTGATTCCGATTTTGACGGTCGAGGAGAACATTACGTTGCCGATGTTGTTGGACGAACAAAAAGTCGACGCCGCCCATTTGGAGCGCATCATCGGCATCCTTGGACTGTCGAACCGGTTGACGCATCTGCCGAACCAACTGTCTGGCGGGCAGCAACAACGCGTCTCCATCGGTCGGGCGCTCATCAGCAACCCGGCCATCATCTTGGCCGATGAGCCGACGGGGAACTTGGACAGTCAAAACAGTGAAGAGATTATGAGCCTCCTGAAACTGTTCAACAAGAAGTTCAATCAGACGCTCATCATCATCACGCACGACGAACGAATCGCCTTGCAGGCCGACCGGATCATCTCGATCGAGGATGGGAAAATTGCGAAGAACGAGGTCGTCCGCTCATGA
- a CDS encoding pentapeptide repeat-containing protein yields MAMPDLHMLRESLKPDCANCFGLCCVAFHYLKSEDFPMDKPAGQPCVHLADSYACNIHSELRERGFKGCTVYDCLGAGQFVSQVTFHGRSWREGKVDGPRMFAIVPIMSQVHELLLYITDILSRDIPEHDARLLETLLEELLSFRELAPEQLTGTALMAFRQQARPLFVRLSQHIRAEGLKLGGLTLTSRHEQDRADLIGRNVTKHDVRGTCYRGALLIGANLRGQDLSYVDFMGADVRDLDVRGAVLTDSLFLTQMQVNAMNGDQHTRLAPVFTRPSHWL; encoded by the coding sequence ATGGCGATGCCCGATTTACATATGTTGCGTGAATCGCTCAAACCGGATTGTGCGAATTGTTTCGGTCTCTGTTGTGTGGCGTTCCACTACTTGAAATCTGAGGATTTCCCGATGGACAAACCGGCAGGACAGCCGTGTGTCCATTTGGCAGATTCGTATGCCTGCAACATCCATTCCGAACTGCGCGAGCGGGGCTTCAAAGGATGTACGGTGTATGACTGTCTCGGGGCAGGGCAGTTCGTGTCACAAGTGACGTTTCACGGACGAAGCTGGCGAGAGGGGAAGGTCGATGGGCCGCGCATGTTCGCGATAGTGCCAATCATGAGCCAAGTCCACGAGTTGCTGCTCTACATCACTGACATCCTGAGCCGGGACATCCCAGAGCACGATGCTCGGTTACTCGAGACATTATTGGAAGAACTGCTGTCATTCCGTGAGTTAGCGCCTGAACAGTTGACCGGGACGGCGCTGATGGCATTCCGACAACAGGCCCGCCCGTTGTTCGTCCGACTCAGTCAGCACATACGTGCGGAAGGACTGAAACTGGGCGGCCTGACGTTGACGTCACGACACGAGCAAGACCGTGCCGATTTGATTGGTCGAAACGTGACCAAGCATGACGTGAGAGGAACGTGTTACCGAGGCGCCTTGTTGATTGGTGCTAACTTACGTGGGCAAGACCTGTCCTATGTCGATTTCATGGGGGCCGACGTACGAGATCTCGACGTGCGAGGAGCGGTGTTAACCGACAGTCTGTTTTTGACACAGATGCAAGTGAACGCGATGAACGGGGACCAGCATACGAGACTGGCGCCCGTTTTCACGCGGCCGAGCCATTGGCTGTAA
- a CDS encoding M14 family metallopeptidase yields the protein MSHYFSSSYEESREKFLALLDNVKTYYPTARVMSHSIGEDTIDLIIGEPAGSREAVLLMTIGEHGIEGYAGAAVTHQFVETQLENLRHESTGICLIHAVNPWGMKHFRRVNEHNVDLNRNYVIDRESLPRNVNKEFEVMRHLFVPDGVIDDYHESREHIYSFLGSGIKLDGFEAMTEAKGMGQYQFPKGVYYGGESDEPSAIFLKEIQHDLLDRYDRVVHMDWHTALGPTNEVTMVISERDGRDADELKRTYGLKNIQTYDPTDVLGDSTNHFYYVRDTHYPDKQLVSALFEFGTFGTSTKATIREFLTIILENRLYFEGTKDPEARNGIQKEFMAMFYPEDESWRTSVLREGAAAIEHVLKAESLWRDS from the coding sequence ATGAGTCATTATTTTTCATCATCATACGAAGAGTCGCGTGAGAAGTTTCTCGCCTTACTCGACAACGTTAAAACCTATTATCCGACGGCCCGCGTGATGTCCCACTCGATCGGCGAGGACACGATCGACTTGATCATCGGTGAGCCGGCGGGGTCACGCGAGGCGGTGCTCCTCATGACAATCGGCGAGCATGGCATCGAAGGGTATGCCGGTGCCGCTGTGACGCATCAGTTCGTCGAGACGCAACTCGAAAACCTTCGGCACGAGTCGACAGGGATCTGTCTCATCCATGCGGTCAATCCGTGGGGGATGAAGCACTTCCGCCGCGTCAATGAACATAACGTCGACTTGAACCGGAACTACGTCATCGACCGGGAATCACTCCCGCGTAACGTCAATAAAGAGTTTGAAGTCATGCGGCACTTGTTCGTCCCGGACGGCGTCATCGATGACTACCATGAATCGCGCGAACATATCTACTCGTTCCTCGGTTCTGGTATCAAGCTCGACGGCTTCGAGGCGATGACCGAGGCGAAAGGGATGGGACAATATCAGTTCCCGAAAGGCGTCTATTATGGCGGTGAGTCGGATGAGCCGTCCGCCATCTTTTTGAAGGAGATTCAACATGACCTGCTCGATCGCTATGACCGCGTCGTCCACATGGATTGGCATACGGCGCTCGGTCCGACGAACGAAGTGACGATGGTCATCAGTGAACGGGACGGGCGTGATGCGGACGAACTGAAGCGGACATACGGACTGAAAAATATCCAGACGTATGACCCGACCGACGTCCTCGGAGACTCGACGAACCATTTCTATTACGTACGGGACACGCACTATCCGGACAAACAACTCGTCTCGGCGTTGTTCGAGTTCGGGACATTCGGGACGTCGACGAAAGCGACGATTCGCGAGTTCTTGACAATTATTCTCGAGAACCGGCTCTACTTTGAAGGAACGAAAGACCCGGAAGCCCGCAACGGCATTCAAAAAGAATTCATGGCCATGTTTTATCCGGAAGATGAGTCGTGGCGGACGTCCGTATTACGCGAAGGAGCGGCGGCGATTGAGCATGTCTTGAAAGCCGAATCGCTCTGGCGCGACAGTTGA
- a CDS encoding CBS domain-containing protein — protein MNIAFFLYPKEDVKYLDPESTVRQALEKMKHHRFTSVPLVSENGFYAGTMTEGDLLWALAEQLRGEEDYEKVLRTRLKDIKQRVRYKPVAITAQIEELVDAITDQNFVPVVDDGKYFIGIIRRRDIIEYYSTKLKQLENKVN, from the coding sequence ATGAATATCGCTTTCTTTTTATATCCGAAAGAAGACGTCAAATATTTAGACCCGGAATCGACGGTGCGTCAAGCGCTCGAGAAGATGAAACATCATCGCTTCACCTCGGTGCCGCTCGTATCCGAGAACGGCTTTTACGCCGGGACGATGACAGAAGGGGATTTGCTCTGGGCACTCGCCGAACAGCTTCGCGGGGAAGAAGACTACGAAAAAGTGCTCCGGACACGGTTGAAAGATATTAAGCAACGCGTACGGTATAAGCCGGTCGCCATCACGGCGCAAATCGAGGAGCTCGTCGATGCGATCACGGATCAAAACTTCGTGCCGGTCGTCGATGACGGGAAGTATTTCATCGGCATCATCCGGCGCCGCGACATCATCGAGTACTACTCGACGAAGTTGAAACAGCTCGAGAATAAAGTGAACTGA
- a CDS encoding flavodoxin family protein yields MKILIIFDSMYGCTEKVAYAIKDGFSDLHRVDIMQISHVGYGDLANLDLFIVGSPTHGGRETEDVKTFLDGLSDHALRGTRAAAFDTSMAEEDQGFFVGKIVKWFGHASTRMEQLLLEKGAEPVLKESFIVLDKEGPLKDGELKRATEWARHLMDK; encoded by the coding sequence ATGAAAATTCTCATCATCTTTGACTCGATGTACGGGTGTACCGAAAAAGTCGCATATGCCATCAAGGACGGATTCAGCGACTTACACCGCGTCGACATCATGCAAATCAGCCACGTCGGATACGGCGACCTCGCCAACCTTGATTTGTTCATCGTTGGTTCGCCGACTCACGGAGGGCGCGAGACCGAGGACGTGAAGACGTTTCTCGATGGCTTGTCGGACCATGCGCTGCGTGGTACGCGAGCTGCAGCCTTCGATACGAGTATGGCCGAAGAAGATCAAGGCTTTTTCGTCGGGAAAATCGTCAAATGGTTCGGTCACGCCTCGACCCGCATGGAGCAGTTACTGCTCGAAAAAGGAGCGGAACCGGTGCTGAAAGAGTCGTTCATCGTCCTTGATAAAGAAGGACCACTCAAAGACGGAGAGCTCAAGCGGGCGACCGAATGGGCCCGTCACTTGATGGACAAATAA
- a CDS encoding cupin domain-containing protein: protein MDVKTYRFEDDGSIPNNPDFPVLLYRGVFDETDGMQATFEHNGWGNSWVNGVFDYHHYHSNTHEVLGVKSGRATVQLGGATGDLVSLQAGDVLILPAGTGHRRLEASEDFAIVGAYPEGRDYDTLTGKPEERPDSVQRIERVDKPATDPVFGTTGPLHEQWTKEEMA, encoded by the coding sequence ATGGATGTGAAAACATACCGATTTGAAGATGATGGGTCAATCCCGAACAATCCAGATTTTCCGGTGCTGTTGTACCGGGGCGTATTTGATGAGACGGACGGCATGCAGGCGACGTTCGAACATAACGGTTGGGGCAACAGCTGGGTCAACGGGGTGTTCGATTATCACCATTACCATAGCAATACGCATGAAGTGCTCGGCGTGAAGTCGGGCCGGGCGACCGTCCAACTTGGCGGTGCGACCGGGGACCTCGTCTCGCTTCAAGCAGGAGACGTCTTGATTTTGCCGGCCGGGACGGGACATCGCCGTCTCGAGGCGAGTGAAGACTTTGCCATCGTCGGTGCCTATCCGGAAGGACGCGATTATGACACGTTGACAGGGAAACCGGAAGAACGACCGGACAGTGTGCAACGGATCGAACGAGTCGACAAACCGGCGACTGATCCCGTCTTTGGGACGACCGGACCGTTACATGAACAATGGACGAAGGAGGAGATGGCATGA
- a CDS encoding SIMPL domain-containing protein encodes MDRTITVKGTGKVLAKPDLIVVKMELTSKAVRYEETMNGAAIAVTRLQKAIEQAGFAKTDLKTTDFSIDTDYESYRDKQGNYKSRFRGYVCQQKTKLEFPLDTKQLSAVIEHVSNSLAEPKLSISFTIKDADSIQDELLASAAANARHRAELLAKGAGATLGDLLQIDYTWGELHLYSPTRLTLHDEVLFSEAAMPELEPDEIDLSDSATFVWAIR; translated from the coding sequence ATGGATCGCACCATCACTGTCAAAGGAACGGGAAAAGTATTGGCTAAACCAGATTTGATTGTCGTGAAAATGGAGTTGACCTCGAAGGCTGTCCGTTACGAAGAGACGATGAACGGGGCGGCAATCGCCGTCACACGTCTGCAAAAAGCGATTGAACAGGCCGGCTTTGCGAAGACGGATTTAAAGACGACCGACTTCTCGATCGACACCGACTATGAGAGCTATCGGGACAAACAAGGCAACTATAAATCCCGTTTCCGGGGTTACGTCTGTCAGCAGAAGACGAAACTCGAGTTTCCGCTCGATACGAAACAATTGTCAGCGGTCATCGAACATGTCAGCAACTCGCTAGCCGAGCCGAAGCTGTCCATCTCGTTCACGATCAAAGACGCGGATTCGATTCAAGACGAATTGCTCGCGAGCGCGGCGGCGAACGCGCGTCATCGGGCCGAACTGTTGGCGAAAGGGGCCGGGGCGACGCTCGGTGACTTGCTTCAAATCGACTACACATGGGGCGAGCTTCATCTTTATTCGCCGACTCGTCTCACGCTCCATGACGAGGTTCTCTTCTCGGAGGCGGCGATGCCGGAACTTGAGCCGGATGAGATTGATCTGAGTGACTCGGCGACGTTCGTGTGGGCGATTCGATGA
- a CDS encoding sensor histidine kinase, whose amino-acid sequence MLRNREIRIYLVSLLLLIGVASIVAALFLSMEAVILVLLLSVAFLIVTYRFTAWRYREIDQLSSYLQEISNGNYKLDFRDNREGELSLLKSQIYKVTKMLSEQGTHLEEDKQKLTDAISDISHQLKTPLTSMTVMADLLSDPRLSDDKRQEFTHNVQVQLERMEWLVSSLLKLSKIDAGTIQFKREPVSVPALVQAVTEPMLVPIDIKMQRLQIAGEDDVMFEGDLKWTTEALINILKNCVEHSPEQGELFIDYSENTLYTEIVIRDTGSGIPKQDIPYIFQRFYKGMNASDDSVGIGLAMAHSIITSQQGELTVRSERGAGTAFQIRFYKAIV is encoded by the coding sequence ATGTTGCGCAATCGAGAAATCCGTATCTATTTAGTCAGTCTGTTGCTGCTGATTGGGGTGGCTTCTATCGTCGCAGCTTTGTTCCTATCGATGGAGGCCGTCATTCTCGTCCTCCTTTTGTCGGTTGCGTTCTTGATCGTGACATATCGGTTCACGGCGTGGCGCTATCGGGAGATCGATCAGCTGTCGAGCTACCTGCAAGAAATCAGCAACGGTAACTATAAACTCGATTTCCGCGACAATCGTGAAGGCGAGCTCAGTCTATTGAAGAGCCAAATCTATAAAGTGACGAAGATGCTGTCCGAGCAAGGGACGCATCTCGAAGAAGACAAGCAGAAGCTGACGGATGCTATCTCCGACATTTCCCATCAGCTGAAGACCCCGCTCACCTCGATGACCGTCATGGCGGATTTGCTCAGTGACCCACGGCTGTCAGATGACAAGCGGCAAGAGTTCACGCATAACGTACAGGTGCAGCTCGAGCGGATGGAGTGGCTCGTCTCGTCACTGCTCAAGCTGTCTAAAATCGATGCCGGGACGATTCAGTTCAAACGGGAACCGGTGTCCGTCCCCGCACTCGTTCAAGCCGTGACGGAACCGATGCTCGTGCCGATTGATATTAAAATGCAACGGCTTCAGATCGCGGGTGAGGATGATGTCATGTTCGAAGGCGACTTGAAGTGGACGACCGAGGCGCTCATCAACATCTTAAAGAATTGCGTCGAACATTCACCGGAACAAGGCGAGCTGTTCATCGATTACAGCGAGAACACACTGTACACGGAAATCGTCATTCGCGACACGGGGAGCGGCATCCCCAAGCAAGACATCCCGTATATTTTCCAACGTTTTTATAAGGGTATGAATGCGAGTGACGACAGCGTCGGCATCGGGCTCGCCATGGCCCACAGCATCATCACAAGCCAACAAGGTGAACTGACCGTACGTAGTGAACGCGGAGCTGGGACTGCGTTTCAAATTCGATTCTACAAAGCAATCGTCTAA
- a CDS encoding ABC transporter permease — MNIINKMTLRHLRENKRRSLVTIIGVIISVAMITAVTTLGSSFLDLMIRQDIADNGEWHVQYINTNEEQVEAIRNDASTKDVILSSDGYATLTDSQNAYKPYLYVRNYNTSGLKNFPVELTEGRLPNKEGEVVISEAIRQNAQVTYNIGDELTLEIGERMDESSGRVLTQNDGLIRDGETILEQLTVEDTVTLTVVGTMTRPAWEPTWSPGYTVVGYIDDKALNGATVDTFVALNDVDNSIYSDTERVMNEQKIEGVAYNSSLLRYYGVTDDGGLRKTLYGFVGIIMTVIVIGSISLIYNAFAISVSERSRYLGMLASVGATKRQKRNSVFFEGLIIGGISIPLGILAGVTGIGVTFLFINAFAEKALNVTEKFEVVFTPITLLLTVLISSVTIFISCYLPARRASKISAIDAIRQTQDVRLTSKNVKTSKLVRRIFGLEAEIGLKNTKRNRKRYLATVFSLVISIVLFLVVSYFTDRLEQSLEMSQGTYEFDILVNGSNLSKDDLRRYETLDHVTSGTYFENTTVQTMVDEARLPSAVIENEDLAFNFDDGKFMYYVSLYQLDNESFDAYLKQIGAAASNFEEGEIPGAVLIDEVSYQDVDKKKFVNSKTIETEIGDTLELRDENATDETAPLKTIKIGAMTHVPPTGVMTSSLGWLDVIVREGTFEEDAIGQLMKQSSPSIALNTSNPEATQQVIEAEQNMDQYIFNVSEQREQQEQVLLLLSIFVYGFIVLISLISVANIFNTISTSVSLRRREFAMLRSVGMTPKGFNKMVYYESIFYGLKALAYGVPVSVLIMYLIYRAQINTFEAPFSLPWGDILFVTVVIFLIVGSSMLYAISKVKSDNIIDRLKQENN; from the coding sequence ATGAACATCATCAATAAAATGACGCTTCGCCACTTGCGCGAGAACAAGCGGCGCTCGCTCGTCACCATCATCGGGGTCATCATCTCGGTGGCGATGATCACGGCCGTGACGACACTGGGTTCATCGTTCCTGGACTTGATGATCCGTCAAGACATCGCGGATAACGGGGAATGGCACGTCCAATACATCAACACGAATGAGGAGCAGGTCGAGGCGATTCGGAATGATGCATCGACGAAGGACGTCATCCTATCGAGTGACGGCTATGCGACATTAACGGATTCGCAGAATGCGTATAAACCGTACTTATACGTCCGGAACTATAACACGTCGGGGCTGAAAAACTTCCCCGTCGAGTTGACGGAGGGACGCTTGCCGAACAAAGAAGGCGAAGTCGTCATTTCCGAGGCCATCCGTCAAAATGCGCAAGTCACGTACAACATCGGGGACGAGTTGACGCTCGAGATCGGCGAGCGCATGGACGAATCGTCGGGTCGTGTATTGACGCAAAACGACGGCTTGATTCGTGACGGGGAGACGATTCTAGAACAGTTGACCGTCGAGGACACGGTGACGTTGACCGTCGTCGGCACAATGACGCGCCCGGCCTGGGAGCCGACTTGGTCGCCAGGGTATACGGTCGTCGGATACATTGACGACAAAGCGTTGAACGGTGCGACCGTCGATACGTTCGTTGCCTTGAACGATGTCGATAACTCGATTTACTCGGATACGGAACGAGTGATGAACGAACAGAAAATTGAAGGGGTCGCCTATAACTCATCGTTGCTTCGCTATTACGGAGTGACAGACGACGGCGGATTGCGTAAGACGTTGTATGGTTTCGTCGGGATCATCATGACGGTCATCGTCATCGGCTCGATTTCGCTCATCTATAACGCGTTCGCCATCAGCGTATCTGAGCGCTCCCGTTATCTCGGGATGCTCGCGAGTGTCGGGGCGACGAAACGGCAAAAACGAAACTCGGTCTTCTTTGAAGGACTGATTATCGGAGGGATTAGCATCCCGCTCGGTATCCTTGCCGGGGTGACCGGGATCGGGGTCACGTTCCTGTTCATTAACGCCTTTGCTGAGAAAGCGCTCAATGTGACGGAGAAGTTTGAGGTCGTCTTCACACCAATCACGCTCCTGTTGACGGTGCTCATTTCGAGCGTGACGATTTTCATCTCGTGTTATCTGCCGGCACGCCGCGCTTCGAAGATTTCTGCGATTGACGCGATTCGTCAGACCCAGGACGTGCGACTGACGTCGAAGAACGTGAAGACGTCGAAACTCGTGCGACGAATCTTCGGATTGGAAGCGGAGATTGGGCTGAAAAACACAAAACGCAACCGGAAACGGTATTTAGCGACGGTGTTCTCGCTCGTCATCAGTATCGTGCTCTTTTTAGTCGTCAGTTACTTCACAGATCGACTCGAACAGTCACTCGAGATGTCACAAGGCACGTATGAGTTCGATATTCTCGTGAACGGGTCGAATCTCAGTAAAGATGACTTACGTCGCTATGAGACGTTGGACCATGTGACGAGCGGGACGTACTTCGAGAATACGACCGTCCAGACGATGGTCGACGAAGCACGGTTACCGAGCGCGGTCATCGAGAACGAAGACTTGGCATTCAACTTCGATGATGGGAAATTCATGTATTATGTCTCCCTCTATCAATTAGATAATGAAAGTTTCGATGCGTACTTGAAACAGATCGGGGCAGCCGCCAGCAATTTTGAAGAAGGAGAGATACCGGGTGCCGTCTTGATTGATGAAGTATCGTATCAAGACGTCGACAAGAAGAAATTTGTGAACTCGAAGACAATTGAGACCGAAATCGGCGATACGCTTGAACTCCGGGACGAGAACGCAACGGACGAGACGGCACCGCTCAAAACAATCAAAATCGGCGCCATGACCCACGTCCCCCCGACTGGTGTGATGACGAGCTCACTTGGATGGCTTGATGTGATCGTTCGGGAAGGGACGTTTGAAGAGGATGCGATTGGTCAATTGATGAAACAATCAAGTCCATCAATCGCCTTGAACACGAGTAATCCTGAGGCGACGCAACAAGTGATTGAGGCGGAACAAAATATGGACCAATACATCTTCAACGTGTCGGAGCAGCGTGAACAACAAGAGCAGGTGTTGTTGCTGTTATCGATTTTCGTCTATGGATTCATCGTCTTGATCTCGCTCATCTCGGTGGCGAACATCTTCAACACAATCTCGACGAGCGTCTCACTCCGACGCCGCGAATTCGCGATGCTACGGTCGGTCGGGATGACACCGAAAGGGTTCAACAAGATGGTGTACTATGAGAGCATTTTTTACGGCCTGAAAGCATTGGCGTATGGGGTGCCCGTCAGTGTTCTGATCATGTATCTGATTTACCGGGCGCAAATCAACACGTTCGAAGCACCGTTCTCATTGCCATGGGGCGACATCTTGTTCGTCACGGTCGTGATTTTCCTCATCGTCGGTTCTTCGATGCTATATGCCATCTCGAAAGTGAAGTCGGATAATATCATCGACCGGTTGAAGCAAGAGAATAACTAA
- a CDS encoding alpha/beta fold hydrolase, with the protein MGNYITAHDGTSIYVEDVGTGDAVVFLHGWPANNNMFEYQKNALLEAGYRYVGIDYRGYGKSDAPATGYDYATMASDVHMVVDGLGIKDFTLVGFSMGGAIAIRYAVDFPDDGLKKLVLSGAAAPVFTQRPDYPYGMTQAEVDALIEDTLKDRPKMLEGFGEIFFEKEHSKPMQNWFHHLSLVASSHGTIASAKALRDEDLREDLSKVNVETLIIHGVHDKICPFEFALEMEKGIPNARIERFEESGHGTVLDEMDKFNKTLLGFI; encoded by the coding sequence ATGGGGAACTATATTACAGCACATGATGGAACGAGTATTTACGTGGAAGACGTCGGGACAGGCGATGCCGTCGTATTCTTGCACGGCTGGCCGGCAAACAACAACATGTTCGAGTATCAAAAGAATGCGTTGCTCGAAGCAGGCTATCGCTACGTCGGGATCGACTATCGTGGCTACGGCAAGTCCGATGCACCGGCGACAGGTTATGACTATGCGACGATGGCGTCGGACGTGCACATGGTCGTTGACGGGCTTGGCATCAAAGATTTCACGCTCGTCGGCTTCTCGATGGGCGGGGCCATCGCCATCCGTTACGCCGTCGATTTCCCGGATGACGGGTTGAAGAAACTCGTCCTCTCAGGCGCAGCGGCACCAGTGTTCACGCAACGTCCGGACTATCCGTACGGGATGACGCAAGCCGAGGTCGACGCGTTGATTGAGGATACGCTGAAAGACCGTCCGAAGATGCTCGAAGGGTTCGGTGAGATTTTCTTCGAGAAAGAACATTCGAAACCGATGCAAAACTGGTTCCATCATCTGTCGCTCGTCGCGTCGAGTCACGGGACGATTGCTTCGGCGAAAGCACTCCGTGATGAGGATTTGCGCGAGGACTTGTCGAAAGTCAATGTCGAGACGCTTATCATCCATGGCGTCCATGACAAGATTTGTCCGTTCGAGTTCGCGCTCGAAATGGAAAAAGGGATCCCGAACGCTCGTATCGAACGGTTCGAGGAGAGCGGTCACGGTACCGTCCTCGACGAGATGGACAAGTTCAACAAGACGTTGCTCGGATTTATTTGA